Proteins from one Telopea speciosissima isolate NSW1024214 ecotype Mountain lineage chromosome 1, Tspe_v1, whole genome shotgun sequence genomic window:
- the LOC122660531 gene encoding LOB domain-containing protein 16-like, translating into MAAGSGSPCGACKFLRRKCASDCIFAPYFCSEQGPARFAAIHKVFGASNVSKLLLHVPLPDRCEAVFTIAYEAQARIRDPVYGCVAHIFALQQQVAYLQAQLIQAKAQLAHNLAAGSKSLENHWPSRTAGPVGGGGGEVSPQVPYPAYMHSLTPQSSLDFLDQSSDGMVIQDMLDRDDIPFQPCAKKRLSTNDLGELQALALRMMRN; encoded by the exons ATGGCTGCAGGAAGTGGGTCTCCTTGTGGTGCCTGCAAGTTCCTCAGGAGAAAATGTGCTTCTGATTGCATCTTTGCTCCTTACTTCTGCTCGGAGCAGGGCCCTGCTCGATTTGCTGCCATTCACAAGGTGTTTGGTGCTAGTAATGTCTCCAAGCTCTTGTTACATGTTCCTCTCCCCGATCGATGTGAAGCTGTCTTCACCATCGCCTATGAAGCTCAGGCCAGGATCCGTGATCCTGTCTATGGTTGTGTTGCTCATATCTTTGCACTTCAGCAACAG GTGGCGTACTTGCAAGCCCAATTGATTCAAGCTAAGGCTCAGCTGGCTCACAACCTTGCAGCTGGTTCAAAGTCATTAGAGAACCATTGGCCTTCTAGGACTGCCGGGCCagtcggtggtggtggtggagaagTGTCTCCCCAGGTCCCTTATCCGGCATACATGCATTCCCTTACACCTCAGAGCTCCCTGGACTTTCTGGACCAGAGTAGTGATGGAATGGTGATACAGGACATGCTGGACAGAGATGATATACCCTTCCAACCTTGTGCTAAGAAAAGATTGTCCACCAATGACTTGGGTGAGCTTCAAGCTCTGGCTCTTAGGATGATGAGGAACTGA